The Papio anubis isolate 15944 chromosome 5, Panubis1.0, whole genome shotgun sequence genome has a segment encoding these proteins:
- the GZMA gene encoding granzyme A — translation MRNSYRFLASSLSVVVFLVLIPEDVCEEIIGGNEVTPHSRPYMVLLSLHGKTICAGALIAEDWVLTAAHCNLDKRSQVILGAHSITRKEQEKQIMRVKKEFPYPCYDPATHEGDLKLLQLTEKAKINKYVTILHLPKKGDDVKPGTMCQVAGWGRIHNSASQSDTLREVNITIIDRKICNDPKHYNFNPVIGMNMVCAGSLRGGKDSCDGDSGSPLLCNGVFRGVTSFGRKNRCGDPGGPGVYILLSKKYLSWIIMTIKGAV, via the exons ATGAGGAACTCCTACAGATTTCTGGCATCCTCTCTCTCAGTTGTCGTTTTTCTTGTGCTAATTCCTGAAG ATGTCTGTGAAGAAATTATTGGAGGAAATGAAGTAACTCCTCATTCAAGACCCTACATGGTCCTACTTAGTCTTCACGGAAAAACCATCTGTGCTGGGGCTTTGATTGCAGAAGACTGGGTGTTGACTGCAGCTCACTGTAACTT GGACAAAAGGTCCCAGGTCATTCTTGGGGCTCACTCAATAACCAGGAAAGAGCAAGAAAAACAGATAATGCGTGTTAAGAAAGAGTTTCCCTATCCATGCTATGACCCAGCCACACACGAAGGTGATCTTAAACTTTTACAG CtaactgaaaaagcaaaaattaacaaatatgtgaCTATCCTTCATCTGCCTAAAAAGGGGGATGACGTGAAACCAGGAACCATGTGCCAAGTTGCAGGGTGGGGGAGGATTCACAATAGTGCATCTCAGTCCGATACGCTGAGAGAAGTCAATATCACCATCATAGACAGAAAAATCTGCAATGATCCAAAGCACTATAATTTTAACCCTGTGATTGGAATGAATATGGTTTGTGCTGGAAGCCTCCGAGGTGGAAAAGACTCGTGCGAT GGAGATTCTGGAAGCCCTTTGTTGTGCAACGGTGTTTTCCGAGGGGTCACTTCCTTCGGCCGTAAAAATAGATGTGGAGACCCTGGTGGGCCTGGTGTCTATATTCTTCTCTCAAAGAAATACCTCAGCTGGATAATTATGACTATCAAGGGGGCAGTTTAA